Proteins co-encoded in one Leucobacter exalbidus genomic window:
- a CDS encoding ferrochelatase — MTLQTVLTAPTAQFDTEAHAYDALVLLGFGGPEGQDDVIPFLRNVTRGRGIPDERLEEVAHHYRHFGGVSPINEQNRQLRDALQAELERRGIELPVLWGNRNWAPYLPEVLGDAAAQGHERVLVLPTSAFASYSGCRQYQENLDEALAGINTATERPRLVVDKVRPYFDHPGFLDPWITATRRSIAELLVREPDLEAARDVRVIFTTHSVPNSYSGAFGPDHEALAGQGAYEAQHLAAAAEIAAAACPGVTWELAYQSRSGPPSQPWLEPDINDAIAELPAQGVRGVVIVPVGFVSDHMEVLWDLDTEALDTCAELGLAAVRVPTPGIDPVYVAGLIDLVLERRDGTAVADRPSRTNLGPWFDVCGAGCCETPARAAAAAARLNRAAHAQSAEAHQ; from the coding sequence TTCGACACCGAGGCCCACGCCTATGACGCCCTCGTGCTGCTCGGCTTTGGCGGGCCCGAGGGACAAGACGATGTGATTCCGTTTCTGCGCAATGTGACGCGCGGCCGCGGCATCCCCGATGAGCGCCTCGAAGAGGTGGCCCATCACTACCGCCACTTTGGCGGCGTCAGCCCGATCAACGAACAGAACCGGCAGCTGCGCGACGCGTTGCAGGCCGAACTTGAGCGCCGTGGCATCGAGCTGCCGGTGCTGTGGGGCAACCGCAACTGGGCGCCCTACCTGCCCGAGGTGCTGGGCGATGCTGCCGCCCAGGGCCACGAGCGAGTGCTGGTGCTGCCGACGAGCGCGTTCGCGTCGTACTCGGGGTGCCGCCAGTACCAGGAGAACCTCGACGAAGCCCTCGCCGGCATCAACACCGCAACCGAGCGCCCGCGCCTCGTCGTCGACAAGGTGCGCCCCTACTTTGACCACCCCGGGTTTCTCGACCCCTGGATCACCGCCACGCGCCGCTCGATCGCCGAGCTGCTCGTACGCGAACCCGATCTCGAGGCCGCCCGCGACGTGCGCGTGATCTTCACCACGCACTCGGTGCCCAATTCATACTCGGGCGCTTTCGGCCCCGATCATGAGGCGCTCGCGGGCCAGGGCGCCTACGAGGCACAGCACCTGGCGGCCGCCGCCGAAATCGCTGCGGCCGCGTGCCCCGGCGTGACCTGGGAGCTCGCGTACCAGTCGCGCAGCGGCCCGCCCTCGCAGCCGTGGCTCGAGCCCGACATCAACGACGCTATCGCCGAGCTGCCCGCGCAGGGCGTGCGCGGCGTGGTGATCGTGCCCGTCGGATTCGTGAGCGATCACATGGAGGTGCTGTGGGATCTCGACACCGAGGCCCTCGATACCTGCGCTGAGCTGGGGCTTGCCGCGGTGCGCGTGCCAACCCCCGGCATCGACCCCGTGTACGTTGCGGGCCTCATCGATCTGGTGCTTGAGCGCCGCGACGGCACCGCCGTGGCAGATCGCCCGTCGCGCACGAATCTCGGCCCGTGGTTTGACGTCTGCGGCGCTGGCTGCTGCGAGACACCGGCTCGCGCGGCCGCCGCTGCGGCGCGCCTGAACCGGGCTGCTCACGCGCAATCAGCAGAGGCCCACCAATGA
- a CDS encoding uroporphyrinogen-III synthase — translation MIAHVKQPLLSLRGLRILIPRGGDLGAALHDKIVARGGIPTIAPLLETAPPADPAAFAAAVARWNAGEYDWIVVTSATTATALEAAGIQPKPQAKTAAVGPVTAAAIQAIGFPLHVMPGRDYSGRGLAESLLAALPDPEQRASTQPAGHPAAAPVRILLPVSDLADDTVERALVEAGYLVDRVGAYTTAVTDEIAGLRERAAAAAFDVVLATSGSAARAIAARLAPLPPATHIAAIGAPTARALTAAGLRADSIAVTSTTDGLLDAVAVALIEGARESYEHTHQGDNR, via the coding sequence ATGATCGCGCACGTGAAACAGCCCCTCCTTTCGCTGCGGGGGCTGCGCATTCTGATTCCGCGAGGCGGTGACCTGGGCGCCGCACTGCACGACAAAATCGTGGCCCGCGGCGGAATCCCCACGATCGCACCCCTGCTCGAAACGGCCCCTCCGGCAGACCCCGCAGCCTTCGCGGCCGCGGTGGCGCGGTGGAACGCGGGCGAGTACGACTGGATCGTTGTCACCAGCGCGACCACGGCCACCGCGCTCGAAGCGGCCGGTATTCAGCCCAAGCCGCAGGCGAAGACGGCGGCCGTGGGCCCCGTCACTGCGGCCGCGATTCAAGCGATCGGGTTTCCCCTCCACGTGATGCCCGGCCGCGACTACTCTGGGCGCGGTCTCGCCGAATCACTGTTGGCGGCACTGCCTGATCCGGAGCAGCGTGCGTCCACTCAGCCCGCGGGCCACCCGGCCGCGGCGCCCGTGCGCATTTTGCTGCCCGTCTCAGATCTCGCCGACGACACCGTCGAGCGTGCGCTCGTTGAGGCCGGGTACCTGGTCGATCGCGTCGGCGCGTACACGACCGCCGTCACCGACGAAATTGCGGGGCTGCGCGAACGCGCGGCAGCCGCAGCATTCGACGTCGTGCTCGCCACGAGCGGTTCGGCGGCCCGCGCGATTGCGGCGCGATTGGCTCCGCTGCCGCCCGCCACCCACATCGCCGCGATCGGGGCCCCCACGGCCCGCGCGCTCACCGCGGCCGGCCTGCGCGCCGACAGCATCGCCGTCACCTCAACCACCGACGGGCTGCTCGACGCGGTCGCCGTCGCGCTGATCGAGGGCGCCCGCGAATCATACGAACACACGCACCAAGGAGACAACCGATGA
- the hemC gene encoding hydroxymethylbilane synthase has protein sequence MTQTPLEDAAEIAVVRGPLAARDGLIRVGTRGSALAVTQTTGVARRIAQATGSEVALVIITTKGDVSTAPLAQLGGTGVFVSALRDALIAGQCDLAVHSLKDLPTGECPGIILGAIPERADARDALCARDGLTLAELPAGARVGTGSPRRAAQILRMRPDLEVCDLRGNVDSRLARVGADLDAVVLAAAGLIRIGRDAAITEYFELDRAPAAPGQGALAVEARSTETSTAIAAGLAALDDAEARACALAERSILAGLEAGCQAPVGAWARCDGDQLVLTGEVYRVDGSEQLTETRTAAWGAQPDDQLAAAQLGVDVAQQLLQGGAIELAPPGTLGVMTLSVQASADTVTETSDSGATR, from the coding sequence ATGACCCAGACACCGCTCGAAGACGCCGCCGAGATTGCCGTAGTTCGCGGCCCGCTTGCGGCCCGCGACGGCCTGATCCGGGTGGGCACGCGAGGCAGCGCCCTCGCCGTCACCCAAACCACCGGGGTGGCCCGCCGCATTGCGCAGGCGACCGGCAGCGAGGTCGCGCTCGTCATCATCACGACCAAGGGCGACGTGTCGACCGCCCCGCTCGCGCAGCTCGGTGGCACCGGGGTGTTTGTGAGCGCCCTGCGCGACGCCCTCATCGCAGGGCAGTGCGATCTCGCCGTGCACTCGCTGAAGGATCTGCCCACGGGCGAGTGCCCCGGCATCATCCTGGGCGCGATTCCCGAGCGGGCCGACGCGCGCGACGCACTGTGCGCGCGCGATGGGCTGACCCTCGCTGAGCTGCCTGCGGGCGCTCGTGTTGGCACCGGATCCCCGCGTCGCGCCGCCCAGATTCTGCGTATGCGGCCCGACCTCGAGGTGTGCGACCTGCGCGGTAACGTCGATTCGCGGCTTGCGCGCGTGGGCGCTGACCTCGACGCGGTTGTGCTGGCCGCTGCAGGCCTCATTCGCATTGGCCGCGACGCCGCCATCACCGAATATTTCGAGCTCGATCGGGCACCGGCGGCGCCGGGGCAGGGCGCGCTCGCGGTCGAGGCGCGCTCAACCGAGACGAGCACCGCCATCGCGGCGGGGCTCGCCGCGCTCGACGACGCCGAAGCGCGCGCGTGTGCACTCGCCGAGCGCAGCATTCTCGCGGGGCTCGAAGCCGGGTGCCAGGCCCCGGTGGGCGCGTGGGCTCGCTGCGACGGTGACCAGCTCGTGCTCACGGGCGAGGTGTACCGCGTTGACGGCAGCGAACAGCTCACCGAAACGCGCACCGCAGCATGGGGTGCTCAACCTGACGACCAGCTCGCCGCGGCGCAGCTCGGCGTTGACGTGGCACAGCAGCTGCTGCAGGGCGGCGCCATCGAACTCGCCCCGCCGGGCACCCTCGGCGTGATGACGCTCTCAGTCCAGGCCTCGGCCGACACCGTCACTGAAACCTCTGACTCAGGAGCCACGCGATGA
- a CDS encoding aspartate aminotransferase family protein: MSAHISAPAPVSAGSAPVSAGLAARASQVIVGGVNSPVRDFGSVGGTPRFFVKGRGAWVTCADGHDYVDLVAAWGPALLGHAHPDVIAAVQQAAAQGLGFGASHPLEAELAEEITARVPHAERLRFVSTGTEATMTAIRIARAATGRPLIVKFAGHYHGHSDGLLAAAGSGLATLGLPGSAGVTPETAGQTIVLPYNDLGALEEAFASHGDQIATVITEAAACNMGVVPPAAGFTAALTELCHRHGALVISDEVLTGFRSGPAGYWGVEQAATPDLVTFGKVVGGGLPLAAVGGRASLMELLAPMGPVYQGGTLSGNPVAVAAGLATLRGADDAAYARLAAASEQVQAMVSAALTEAGVAHVVQTAGTLFSVFFGRGEVSAAGAGAGAAGEPTLGTAAPVLDYATAQAQHTDRYRAFFTAMLENGVSLPPSPFEAWFVTAAHDEAALAHIRAALPAAAAAAAAVPAL; the protein is encoded by the coding sequence ATGAGCGCGCACATTTCAGCACCCGCTCCCGTGAGCGCCGGATCAGCCCCCGTCAGCGCCGGCCTCGCCGCGCGCGCAAGCCAGGTGATCGTGGGCGGCGTGAACTCGCCCGTGCGCGACTTCGGCTCGGTCGGTGGTACCCCACGCTTCTTCGTGAAGGGGCGCGGCGCATGGGTGACCTGCGCCGACGGGCACGACTACGTCGACCTCGTAGCTGCGTGGGGCCCGGCGCTACTCGGGCACGCGCACCCCGACGTGATCGCTGCGGTGCAGCAGGCCGCGGCGCAGGGGCTTGGGTTTGGGGCATCGCACCCGCTCGAGGCCGAACTCGCCGAAGAAATCACCGCCCGGGTGCCGCACGCCGAGCGCCTGCGCTTCGTGTCGACGGGCACCGAGGCCACCATGACGGCGATCAGAATCGCGCGCGCGGCCACCGGCCGCCCGCTGATTGTGAAGTTCGCGGGTCACTACCACGGCCACTCCGACGGGCTGCTTGCGGCTGCCGGATCAGGCCTCGCCACCCTCGGGCTCCCCGGGTCTGCCGGGGTCACCCCCGAGACCGCCGGTCAGACCATCGTGCTGCCCTACAACGATCTGGGCGCACTCGAAGAAGCTTTCGCAAGCCACGGCGACCAAATCGCCACCGTGATCACCGAAGCGGCCGCCTGCAATATGGGCGTCGTGCCGCCCGCCGCGGGGTTCACCGCCGCGCTGACCGAGCTGTGCCACCGTCACGGTGCGCTGGTGATCAGCGATGAGGTGCTCACCGGGTTTAGGTCTGGCCCCGCTGGCTACTGGGGTGTGGAACAGGCGGCAACGCCCGACCTGGTCACCTTCGGCAAGGTTGTGGGCGGAGGTCTGCCGCTCGCCGCTGTGGGCGGGCGCGCCTCGCTGATGGAGCTGCTGGCCCCCATGGGGCCGGTCTACCAGGGCGGCACGCTGTCGGGTAATCCGGTGGCGGTGGCCGCTGGGTTGGCCACGCTGCGCGGCGCCGATGATGCGGCCTACGCACGTCTAGCTGCTGCATCAGAACAGGTGCAGGCGATGGTCAGCGCGGCGCTCACCGAGGCCGGTGTGGCGCACGTGGTGCAGACCGCTGGCACGCTGTTCAGTGTGTTCTTCGGTCGCGGCGAAGTGAGTGCGGCTGGTGCTGGTGCTGGTGCGGCTGGTGAGCCAACCCTGGGCACTGCCGCGCCGGTGCTGGATTATGCCACCGCGCAGGCCCAGCACACCGATCGGTACCGCGCGTTCTTCACCGCGATGCTTGAGAACGGTGTGTCGCTGCCCCCGAGCCCCTTCGAGGCCTGGTTTGTGACGGCGGCCCACGATGAGGCCGCGCTGGCGCACATCCGTGCGGCTCTGCCGGCGGCGGCCGCGGCCGCGGCGGCGGTTCCCGCGCTGTAG
- the hemB gene encoding porphobilinogen synthase, translating to MRRTPALRRLAAETRVHPAELILPVFVREGLDAPRPIEAMPGVMQHTLESVRQVARDAVAAGIGGIMLFGVPATRDAIGSQADHPEGILNLAIAAVHEEAGDQLVVQADLCLDEFTDHGHCGVLDAAGEVDNDATLTRYEAIAITQARAGAAVLGVSGMMDGQVAAVRTALDEAGHADTAILAYSAKYASAFYGPFREAVDSQLSGNRRGYQQDPANRREGVREAALDINEGADIVMVKPASTYLDVLSDVAEMSPVPVWAYQVSGEAAMIEAAAANGWIDRRAAIEESIVSIRRAGADAVLTYFALELAGWLR from the coding sequence ATGCGCCGCACCCCGGCGCTGCGGCGCCTCGCGGCCGAGACCCGCGTGCACCCCGCCGAGCTGATTCTGCCGGTGTTTGTGCGCGAGGGGCTTGATGCACCGCGCCCCATCGAAGCCATGCCCGGTGTGATGCAGCACACACTCGAGTCGGTGCGCCAGGTCGCGCGCGACGCTGTTGCGGCGGGTATCGGCGGCATCATGCTGTTTGGCGTGCCCGCCACGCGCGATGCGATCGGCAGCCAGGCCGATCACCCCGAGGGCATTCTGAACCTCGCGATCGCGGCCGTGCACGAAGAAGCCGGCGACCAGCTTGTGGTGCAGGCCGACCTGTGCCTCGACGAGTTCACCGACCACGGCCACTGCGGCGTGCTCGATGCCGCGGGCGAGGTCGATAACGACGCCACCCTCACCCGCTACGAAGCCATCGCCATCACGCAGGCCCGTGCGGGCGCCGCGGTGCTCGGCGTCTCGGGCATGATGGACGGCCAGGTCGCCGCCGTGCGCACTGCGCTCGATGAGGCGGGTCACGCAGACACCGCGATTCTGGCGTACTCGGCGAAGTATGCCTCGGCGTTCTACGGGCCGTTCCGCGAGGCAGTTGACTCGCAGCTGTCGGGCAATCGCCGCGGCTACCAGCAGGATCCCGCGAACCGCCGCGAGGGCGTGCGCGAGGCCGCCCTCGATATCAACGAGGGCGCCGACATCGTGATGGTGAAGCCCGCCTCGACCTACCTCGACGTGCTTTCAGACGTCGCCGAGATGAGCCCCGTGCCCGTGTGGGCCTACCAGGTGTCGGGCGAGGCCGCGATGATCGAGGCCGCAGCCGCCAACGGCTGGATCGACCGCCGCGCCGCCATCGAGGAGTCCATCGTGAGCATCCGCCGCGCGGGCGCCGATGCTGTGCTCACGTACTTCGCACTCGAGCTCGCGGGGTGGCTGCGATGA